A section of the Pseudorasbora parva isolate DD20220531a chromosome 2, ASM2467924v1, whole genome shotgun sequence genome encodes:
- the LOC137054309 gene encoding hemoglobin subunit beta-like, translated as MVVWTEFERSTIQDIFSKMDYEVIGPQALARCLIVYPWTQRYFGNFGNLYNAAAILGNPMVAAHGKTVLHGLDRAVKNMDNIKATYAELSVLHSEKLHVDPDNFRLLADCLTIVVAGQMGAAFTPDVQAAFQKFIAVVVSALGRQYH; from the exons ATGGTTGTGTGGACAGAATTTGAGAGGAGCACCATCCAGGACATCTTCTCCAAGATGGACTACGAGGTCATTGGTCCCCAAGCCCTGGCAAG ATGTCTTATCGTGTACCCCTGGACCCAGCGGTACTTCGGCAATTTTGGAAACCTCTACAACGCCGCTGCCATATTGGGAAACCCCATGGTTGCTGCTCACGGTAAAACTGTGCTCCATGGGCTGGACAGGGCTGTGAAGAACATGGACAACATCAAAGCCACCTATGCTGAACTAAGTGTGCTGCACTCCGAGAAGCTCCACGTAGATCCTGACAACTTCAGG CTTTTGGCTGACTGCTTAACCATCGTTGTTGCTGGACAAATGGGAGCTGCATTCACACCTGATGTCCAGGCCGCTTTTCAGAAATTTATTGCCGTCGTGGTCTCCGCCCTGGGAAGACAGTATCACTAG
- the LOC137044717 gene encoding hemoglobin subunit beta — MVEWTEFERSTIQDIFSKMDYEVIGPQALARCLIVYPWTQRYFGNFGNLYNAAAILGNPMVAAHGKTVLHGLDRAVKNMDNIKGTYAELSVLHSEKLHVDPDNFRLLADCLTIVVAGQMGAAFTPDVQAAFQKFIAVVVSALGRQYH; from the exons ATGGTTGAGTGGACAGAATTTGAGAGGAGCACCATCCAGGACATCTTCTCCAAGATGGACTACGAGGTCATTGGTCCCCAAGCCCTGGCAAG ATGTCTTATCGTGTACCCCTGGACCCAGCGGTACTTCGGCAATTTTGGAAACCTCTACAATGCCGCTGCCATATTGGGAAACCCCATGGTTGCTGCTCACGGTAAAACTGTGCTCCATGGGCTGGACAGGGCTGTGAAGAACATGGACAACATCAAAGGCACCTATGCTGAACTAAGTGTGCTGCACTCCGAGAAGCTCCACGTAGATCCTGACAACTTCAGG CTTTTGGCTGACTGTTTAACCATCGTTGTTGCTGGACAAATGGGAGCTGCATTCACACCTGATGTCCAGGCCGCTTTTCAGAAATTTATTGCCGTCGTGGTCTCCGCCCTGGGAAGACAGTATCACTAG
- the LOC137054325 gene encoding hemoglobin embryonic subunit alpha-like: MSLSAKDKAAVKALWDKISGKAEDIGQDALSRMLVVYPQTKTYFSHWKDLSPGSAPVRKHGKTVMGGVGEAVGKIDDLTSGLLNLSELHAFQLRIDPANFKILSHNILVVLAILFPIDFTPEAHVAMDKFLCALSLALSEKYR; encoded by the exons ATGAGTCTCAGTGCCAAAGACAAAGCTGCTGTCAAAGCCCTTTGGGACAAGATCTCAGGAAAAGCTGAAGACATCGGACAAGATGCTCTTTCTAG GATGCTGGTGGTCTACCCACAGACCAAAACCTATTTCTCTCACTGGAAAGACCTGAGCCCCGGCTCTGCCCCAGTGAGGAAGCACGGCAAGACTGTGATGGGTGGCGTTGGTGAAGCTGTCGGGAAAATCGATGACCTTACTTCTGGACTTCTGAACCTCAGCGAGCTTCATGCTTTCCAGTTGCGCATTGACCCCGCCAATTTCAAG ATTCTGTCCCACAACATACTCGTGGTTCTGGCCATCCTGTTCCCCATCGATTTCACCCCTGAGGCCCATGTTGCCATGGACAAGTTCCTTTGTGCTTTGTCTCTGGCTCTGTCTGAGAAGTACAGATGA